The Gillisia sp. Hel_I_86 genome has a segment encoding these proteins:
- a CDS encoding phospho-sugar mutase has product MTQIKSDILSKAKLWLSDTFDAGTQAQVNHLINNDPKELEESFYKNAAFGTGGMRGVMGAGPNRINKYTLGKNTQGLSNYLKREFKGEEIRAVIAYDCRKNSKEFAQIVANIFSANGIKVFLFSNLRPTPELSFAVKHLDCHCGIVLTASHNPPEYNGYKVYWQDGGQLVPPQDNKIIEEIESLDFSEIKFEARPELIEIIDKKVDEAFQAASVKNGSFGTSPSAKDDLKIVFTSLHGASSTATPQVLKKAGYNNVYLVEEQAAPNGNFPTVKSPNPEEPEALKMALALAEKEHADIVIGTDPDGDRLGIAVRDLNDELFLLNGNQTMVVMTWFLLEQWKKNKKLTKDSFVASTIVSTPMLKNITKSYGAHYYEVLTGFKWIAKLIKDHPEMDFVGGGEESFGYMVGDFVRDKDATTATLLACEIAAQMKENGSSFYKQLIALYQEFGFYKEELISLVKKGIEGELQIKQMMVDLREHPLKEINGEKVVLIEDYQASIAKNMQDRSETAIDLPKSNVLIYYTEDGSKIAARPSGTEPKIKFYISVNEELTSSSAFEKAQKLLQQKIAGIRADLQVE; this is encoded by the coding sequence ATGACTCAAATTAAATCCGATATCCTCTCTAAAGCAAAACTTTGGCTTTCCGATACTTTTGATGCAGGGACACAGGCACAAGTAAATCATCTTATCAATAACGATCCAAAGGAACTAGAAGAGAGCTTCTATAAAAATGCTGCTTTTGGAACCGGAGGAATGCGTGGAGTAATGGGTGCCGGTCCCAATAGAATCAATAAATACACTTTAGGAAAAAATACGCAAGGTCTTTCAAACTACCTTAAAAGAGAATTCAAAGGAGAAGAAATTCGAGCTGTTATTGCATACGACTGTAGAAAAAACAGTAAAGAATTTGCACAAATAGTTGCAAATATCTTTTCTGCAAACGGAATTAAAGTCTTTCTTTTCTCTAACCTAAGGCCAACTCCGGAATTGTCATTTGCAGTAAAACATTTGGATTGTCACTGCGGAATTGTACTTACCGCAAGTCACAATCCTCCCGAATATAACGGTTACAAGGTCTACTGGCAAGACGGCGGGCAATTGGTGCCACCACAAGACAACAAGATTATTGAAGAAATTGAGTCTTTGGACTTTTCAGAAATTAAATTTGAAGCGAGACCAGAACTAATTGAGATTATAGATAAAAAAGTAGATGAAGCATTTCAAGCTGCTTCGGTAAAAAATGGAAGTTTTGGAACCTCTCCTTCAGCCAAAGATGATCTAAAAATAGTTTTCACCTCTTTACATGGAGCTTCTTCCACGGCCACGCCTCAAGTTTTAAAGAAAGCAGGTTACAATAATGTTTATTTGGTTGAAGAGCAAGCAGCACCAAATGGTAATTTTCCTACTGTAAAATCTCCAAATCCCGAAGAACCTGAAGCCTTAAAAATGGCCCTTGCCCTTGCTGAAAAAGAGCACGCAGACATTGTAATAGGAACAGACCCTGATGGAGATCGTTTGGGAATTGCCGTAAGGGATTTAAATGATGAACTGTTCTTGCTTAATGGAAACCAAACCATGGTAGTGATGACTTGGTTTTTGTTGGAGCAATGGAAAAAGAACAAAAAGTTGACCAAAGATTCTTTCGTTGCATCTACCATAGTTTCCACGCCGATGCTTAAAAATATTACCAAGTCTTATGGCGCACATTATTATGAGGTTTTAACAGGATTCAAGTGGATTGCGAAGTTAATTAAAGATCATCCGGAAATGGATTTTGTAGGTGGTGGTGAAGAAAGTTTTGGGTACATGGTTGGTGATTTTGTAAGAGACAAGGATGCAACCACAGCTACCCTGCTCGCTTGCGAAATTGCTGCACAGATGAAAGAAAACGGAAGTTCTTTTTATAAGCAATTAATAGCGCTATACCAAGAATTCGGCTTTTATAAAGAAGAACTCATCTCTCTAGTTAAAAAAGGAATTGAGGGAGAGCTTCAGATAAAACAAATGATGGTAGATCTTAGGGAGCATCCTTTAAAAGAGATCAATGGCGAAAAAGTGGTGCTTATAGAAGATTATCAGGCTTCGATTGCCAAAAATATGCAGGATCGTTCGGAAACTGCGATAGATCTTCCAAAATCCAATGTGTTGATCTATTATACAGAAGATGGCTCAAAAATAGCAGCAAGGCCCAGTGGCACTGAGCCTAAAATAAAGTTTTATATCAGTGTCAACGAAGAATTGACATCTTCTTCTGCTTTCGAAAAAGCACAAAAATTACTACAACAAAAAATCGCCGGAATTAGAGCAGATCTTCAGGTAGAGTAA
- the mtaB gene encoding tRNA (N(6)-L-threonylcarbamoyladenosine(37)-C(2))-methylthiotransferase MtaB has protein sequence MDNLQKVAFYTLGCKLNFSETSTIARSFKNEGFQRVEFSERADIYVINTCSVTENADKRFKSIVKQAQKVNEDAFVIAIGCYAQLKPEELADVHGVDLVLGATEKFKITDYLNDLTKQEFAEIHSCEIADADFYESAYSFGDRTRAFLKVQDGCDYKCTYCTIPLARGISRSDNLQNVLKNASEIAAKGIQEIVLTGVNIGDYGKGEFGDKKHEHTFLDLVKSLDEVKGINRLRISSIEPNLLENETIDFVAQSNSFVPHFHIPLQSGSNQILKAMRRRYMRELYVEKVSQIKKVMPDACIGVDVIVGFPGETDEHFLETYNFLNELEISYLHVFAYSERENTVAAEMDEVVPLSIRKKRSKMLRGLSAKKRRAFYESQLGTTHTVLFEGENKEGYIHGFTENYVKVKTPWNPELVNTLHQIKLDKIDEDGIVRFAYSELEILKS, from the coding sequence ATGGACAATCTTCAAAAAGTAGCTTTTTATACCCTAGGTTGTAAGCTTAATTTTTCTGAAACAAGCACTATTGCCCGTTCTTTCAAAAATGAAGGGTTTCAACGCGTGGAGTTTTCCGAGAGGGCTGACATTTATGTGATCAATACCTGTTCGGTAACCGAGAATGCCGATAAAAGGTTTAAATCTATAGTGAAGCAAGCCCAGAAAGTTAATGAAGATGCTTTTGTAATCGCTATTGGGTGTTATGCTCAATTAAAACCTGAAGAACTTGCAGATGTTCATGGAGTAGATCTTGTTCTTGGAGCTACCGAAAAATTTAAAATTACAGATTATTTAAATGATCTCACAAAACAGGAATTTGCTGAAATTCACTCTTGTGAGATTGCAGATGCCGACTTTTATGAAAGTGCATATTCCTTTGGTGATAGAACCAGGGCTTTTTTAAAAGTACAGGATGGTTGCGATTATAAATGCACGTATTGTACAATTCCGCTTGCGAGAGGGATTTCCAGAAGTGATAATCTACAGAATGTTTTGAAGAATGCTTCAGAAATCGCAGCGAAAGGAATTCAGGAGATTGTACTTACAGGTGTGAATATTGGAGATTACGGAAAGGGTGAGTTTGGAGATAAAAAACATGAACACACTTTTTTGGACCTAGTTAAATCTTTAGATGAAGTAAAAGGAATTAATAGGTTAAGGATCTCTTCCATAGAACCAAATTTACTTGAAAATGAAACAATAGACTTTGTGGCCCAAAGCAATAGTTTTGTTCCTCATTTCCATATTCCGTTGCAGAGCGGGAGCAACCAAATTTTGAAGGCAATGCGCCGCAGATACATGCGCGAATTGTATGTGGAAAAAGTAAGTCAGATTAAAAAGGTGATGCCAGATGCCTGTATTGGAGTAGATGTAATCGTAGGTTTTCCTGGAGAAACAGATGAACATTTTTTGGAAACCTATAATTTCTTAAATGAATTGGAAATCTCCTATTTACATGTTTTTGCCTATTCTGAAAGAGAAAACACAGTGGCTGCCGAAATGGATGAAGTTGTTCCATTGAGCATCAGAAAAAAGAGAAGTAAGATGCTTAGGGGACTTTCAGCTAAAAAACGAAGGGCTTTTTATGAAAGTCAGCTTGGAACTACCCATACGGTTTTGTTCGAAGGAGAAAACAAAGAAGGATATATTCACGGATTTACGGAAAACTATGTAAAAGTAAAAACTCCGTGGAATCCGGAGTTGGTTAATACCCTGCATCAAATTAAATTGGATAAAATAGATGAAGATGGAATCGTTCGCTTTGCTTATAGTGAGCTGGAAATCTTAAAATCATAA
- a CDS encoding GlmU family protein, with amino-acid sequence MNYILFDGSSRGQLLPFTFTRPVADIRIGILTIREKWEKLLGTTTSTVTEDYLANKWPMVELEQNVMINASFLPTPELLIQIENLEENQAIFFEEDIVAFYTLEDQEVDFSTFIALELAGEPFQIAHTWDIFSKNGDAIAADFELLTQDRKSQPIPASNNVINSENIFIEEGASVEFATLNASAGPIYIGADSEIMEGSLVRGPFALCKHAVLKLGAKVYGPTTVGPHSKVGGEVNNVVIFGSSNKGHDGYLGNAVIGEWCNLGADTNNSNLKNNYAEVRLWDYGSEGFARTGLQFCGLMMGDHSKCGINTMFNTGTVVGVSSNIFGSGFPRNFIPSFSWGGSAGMTTYKTAKAFEVAEIVMKRRGIEFSEDDKEILEHVFEDSKKWRRD; translated from the coding sequence ATGAATTATATACTTTTTGATGGTTCCTCTAGAGGCCAACTCTTGCCATTTACTTTTACCAGGCCGGTTGCAGATATAAGAATAGGGATTCTTACCATCCGTGAGAAATGGGAGAAACTATTGGGTACAACCACGTCTACGGTAACCGAGGATTACTTGGCCAACAAATGGCCCATGGTGGAATTGGAGCAAAATGTTATGATAAATGCTTCTTTTCTGCCAACTCCAGAACTTCTGATTCAAATAGAAAATCTAGAAGAAAATCAAGCTATCTTTTTTGAAGAGGATATCGTAGCATTTTATACTTTAGAAGATCAAGAAGTAGATTTTTCAACCTTTATCGCACTGGAACTTGCAGGTGAACCATTTCAGATCGCGCACACCTGGGATATTTTCTCAAAAAATGGAGATGCTATTGCTGCAGATTTCGAACTGCTCACACAAGACAGAAAGTCTCAGCCAATTCCAGCTTCCAATAATGTGATTAATTCAGAAAATATTTTCATAGAAGAAGGTGCATCGGTAGAATTCGCAACTTTAAATGCTTCAGCTGGTCCTATTTATATAGGGGCAGATTCAGAAATAATGGAAGGAAGTTTGGTACGGGGTCCTTTTGCACTTTGCAAGCATGCTGTTTTAAAATTAGGTGCTAAGGTGTATGGCCCAACTACTGTTGGCCCTCACTCCAAAGTTGGGGGAGAAGTTAATAATGTTGTGATCTTTGGATCTTCCAATAAAGGACATGACGGGTATCTGGGAAATGCAGTAATAGGAGAGTGGTGTAATCTTGGTGCAGACACCAATAACTCCAATCTTAAAAACAATTATGCCGAAGTCCGACTTTGGGATTATGGATCAGAGGGTTTTGCCAGAACAGGTCTTCAATTCTGCGGATTAATGATGGGAGATCATAGTAAGTGTGGAATCAATACCATGTTCAATACAGGAACCGTAGTAGGAGTAAGCTCAAATATTTTTGGTAGCGGGTTTCCACGGAATTTTATCCCTAGTTTCAGTTGGGGCGGGAGCGCTGGAATGACAACCTATAAAACAGCTAAAGCTTTTGAAGTAGCAGAAATAGTGATGAAACGTCGAGGCATTGAATTTTCCGAAGATGATAAAGAAATCTTAGAACACGTCTTTGAAGATTCTAAAAAATGGAGGAGGGATTAA
- a CDS encoding DUF4199 domain-containing protein translates to MENQQATAKKFVLNYGLLLGIVSVIFGVIMYVTNVYLDPGIIYTVIGFLVLITIITLAIKAFKSENGGFLSLGEALKVGIGVAVVGGIIAAVWSFVLMNYIEPDYMNQMMEVNREKMIEAQPDMTESQLNAAEEMTAKFASPIMVVAFSLIGNLFFGLVISLIAGLIMKNKNPMEG, encoded by the coding sequence ATGGAAAATCAACAAGCAACCGCTAAAAAATTTGTTCTTAACTACGGTCTGTTATTAGGGATCGTATCGGTTATTTTTGGAGTAATAATGTACGTTACCAACGTATATCTAGATCCAGGTATTATATACACTGTTATTGGGTTCTTGGTTTTAATTACCATTATAACATTAGCCATTAAAGCTTTTAAATCTGAAAATGGCGGATTCTTAAGCCTGGGAGAAGCTTTAAAAGTTGGAATTGGAGTAGCTGTTGTTGGAGGTATTATCGCAGCAGTGTGGTCTTTCGTTCTAATGAATTATATTGAACCGGATTACATGAACCAGATGATGGAAGTTAACCGTGAAAAAATGATAGAAGCACAACCAGACATGACGGAATCTCAATTAAATGCAGCTGAAGAAATGACTGCTAAATTTGCTTCTCCTATTATGGTGGTTGCTTTTTCATTAATTGGAAATTTATTCTTTGGATTGGTTATATCCCTGATTGCTGGCCTAATCATGAAAAATAAAAATCCTATGGAAGGATAG
- a CDS encoding N-acetyltransferase, with amino-acid sequence MMMDVEIKITDNEFLRQFESVINEELVIVEYSQQERKVFLTKLKMTDALKDGGYLEPFLESLLSYIQEGTHRVVPTNPEIAKYMRKYRRKYKDLLPVGMNI; translated from the coding sequence ATGATGATGGATGTAGAAATTAAGATTACAGACAACGAGTTTTTAAGACAATTTGAATCTGTGATCAACGAAGAATTAGTGATTGTGGAATATTCCCAGCAGGAGCGAAAAGTATTCTTAACAAAGCTTAAAATGACGGACGCACTTAAAGATGGTGGATATTTAGAACCATTTTTAGAGTCTCTTTTAAGCTATATTCAGGAAGGAACACATAGAGTGGTACCCACAAATCCCGAAATTGCCAAATATATGCGCAAGTACAGAAGAAAATATAAGGATCTTCTACCGGTGGGAATGAATATTTAA
- a CDS encoding glycosyltransferase family 2 protein — translation MQLSIVIPLLNEEESLTELYNWIVSVMQSNSYSYEIIFIDDGSTDASWKTISQLAVQDPHVKGIKFNRNYGKSQALHAGFLEAQGDVIITMDADLQDNPEEIPELYDLIQKDQFDLVSGWKKKRYDSVISKNLPSKLFNAAARKTSGVNLHDFNCGLKAYRKEVVKNIDVYGEMHRYIPVLAKNAGFSNITEKEVQHQARKYGKTKFGVDRFINGFLDLISIWFLSKFGKRPMHLFGALGVLMFFFGFIAAAWIGVSKLYKLYHSLPNILVTQNPWFYISLILMVIGTQFFLAGFLGELILRSRRDTERYLISKTTGIQ, via the coding sequence ATGCAACTATCTATAGTTATTCCTCTATTAAATGAGGAAGAATCTTTAACAGAATTATATAATTGGATTGTATCGGTGATGCAATCCAATTCCTATTCTTATGAAATAATTTTTATAGACGATGGGAGCACCGATGCTTCTTGGAAAACTATTTCTCAATTAGCAGTTCAAGATCCCCATGTTAAAGGAATCAAATTCAACCGGAACTACGGTAAGTCCCAAGCGCTCCATGCGGGTTTTTTGGAAGCTCAAGGAGATGTGATCATCACCATGGATGCCGATCTTCAAGACAATCCAGAAGAAATTCCGGAACTTTACGACCTTATCCAAAAAGATCAATTCGATTTGGTTTCAGGCTGGAAAAAGAAACGATACGATTCAGTAATTAGTAAGAATCTGCCTTCCAAACTTTTCAATGCAGCTGCCAGAAAAACTTCCGGAGTTAACCTACACGACTTTAATTGCGGGTTGAAAGCCTATAGGAAAGAAGTTGTAAAGAATATAGATGTGTATGGAGAAATGCACAGGTATATTCCTGTTTTGGCTAAAAATGCCGGGTTCAGTAACATTACTGAAAAGGAAGTACAACATCAAGCGAGAAAATATGGGAAGACAAAATTCGGTGTAGATCGGTTCATTAATGGTTTCCTTGATCTTATTAGTATTTGGTTCCTATCCAAGTTCGGAAAAAGACCGATGCACCTTTTTGGGGCTTTGGGCGTGCTTATGTTCTTTTTTGGATTTATTGCGGCTGCATGGATAGGAGTCTCTAAACTTTATAAATTATACCATAGTTTACCTAATATATTGGTAACCCAGAATCCTTGGTTCTACATCTCGCTCATTTTAATGGTGATAGGAACTCAGTTTTTCCTTGCCGGGTTTTTAGGAGAACTTATTTTAAGGAGCAGACGGGATACCGAGAGGTACCTAATAAGTAAAACTACCGGAATCCAATAA
- a CDS encoding type B 50S ribosomal protein L31 encodes MKQGIHPENYRLVAFKDMSNEEVFLTKSTANTKETIEVDGNEYPLIKLEISRTSHPFYTGKSKLLDTAGRIDKFKNKYAKFKK; translated from the coding sequence ATGAAGCAGGGAATCCATCCGGAAAATTATAGATTAGTAGCATTTAAAGACATGTCTAACGAAGAAGTCTTTCTTACTAAATCTACCGCGAATACTAAAGAAACTATTGAAGTTGACGGAAATGAGTATCCATTAATTAAATTGGAAATCTCAAGAACATCACACCCATTTTATACTGGTAAATCCAAATTATTGGATACAGCAGGTAGAATTGATAAATTCAAGAACAAATACGCTAAATTCAAGAAATAA